CCTAGCAATAGCAGCAGGAATTATAGAGACATTTGCAAAGATTGCTTTGTACTGGGCACATGAGAGAGCTTGGGTAAAAGTAAAATGGGGTAGAAAAAAGATAGAACCATTTAACCTTTGGTTTACAGGACTACCTCTATCTGGAAAAACCACAATCGCTGATGCAGTATTTAAAGAGCTTGAAAAACTTGATATTCCTTTAGAGAGACTCGATAGTAAAGACATTAGAGAGATAGCTCCAAATATCGGCTTTACAAGAGAAGATAGAAATCGTCATATGCACCGTATA
This portion of the Sulfurimonas hongkongensis genome encodes:
- a CDS encoding DUF2061 domain-containing protein, translated to MYRETNKRSVAKGISWRVFATTTTIIIVYLFFGRLDLAIAAGIIETFAKIALYWAHERAWVKVKWGRKKIEPFNLWFTGLPLSGKTTIADAVFKELEKLDIPLERLDSKDIREIAPNIGFTREDRNRHMHRI